CTGCCGCGTGGGTGCGGGTCCGCGCTCGTGGGGGTTGGCGGCCGCGTGGGCCGGCGTCGCGACCGCGGTGCCCGCCAGGGCGAGCACCGCGGCGACTGCTGCTCTCTTCGTCAAGGGTCGCACGTCGTCGTACTCCCTGCTCGAAACCGAAAGACGGCGGAATGGTTGGACGATAACGTGCGAACGCTTTTCTGGGGAGCCCCGAATATTTTGTCACGCGGTTGACCGCGAGGGCTTCGGGAATGTGTGCGCCCTGGCGCGTTTTGTGGAAATCCGCGCAAAATTTCCCGGTTCTCCGCCTATTCGAAGAACTTCAGGCCCCACCCGGTGTCCGAGGTCGCGCCCGGGACGTTGGCGCGGCGGTAGGTCGTGTTGCCCCACCAGGTGAACGTGCCGGTGTACCAGTAGCGGTTGTCCCAGTGGTAGGGCGTGCCCTTGGCCACCGCGTGGTAGACCAGCGGGAACCGCGGACCGGCCGGCGGGCTCGTCGCGATGTCGCCGTCGAGCAACACGAACGAGTGGTGGCCCGGCCCGTTGACGTACAGGGTCGGGTCCCAGCCGGTCATCATGGTGGCCCGGTTGGAGCCGAACAGGCAGCCGTTGGACTTGTACCAGTCCCACACGTGGGTCGGGTCGCCGCCGGCGCGCAGCCGCAGGTCCGCCAGGCAGTACTGCTCGCTCCAGCTGCCGTTGGCCGAGTACACGACGTGCAGCCGGCCGTCGGGGTCCTTGATGACCTCGGGCGCCTCGTTGATGAACGGGTCGCCGACCACCCGCTCCCACGGCTCGCGCGGCTGCGAGATGACGTGGCGGTCGCCCACCGGCGTGAGCGGGTCGGACATGCGGGTGATGTAGAGGTTCTGCTCGACGTTGGTGGTGCACTCCCAGCCCGACCAGATGAAGTAGCGCTGACCGTTGAACGTCACCGGGACGCCGTCGATGGCCCACCGGTCACCGGGCAGGGCGAGCCGGACCTCGCCGGTGTAGCCGGAGTCCGGCGAGGCCGAGCTGATCGCGTACATGCGGTGCGCCGCGTCGTCGCCGGCCGTGAAGTAGATGTGGTACCGGCCGCCGTCGCGGACGATCTCGGGCGCCCACACCGAGCCCAGGCCGCGCGCGTCCCGCCACACCAGGCGCGCGGGCGCGGCGGCCAGGCCGTCCGGGGAGGACGCCTGGCGGACCTGGATGCCGCCACCGCCCACCTGGGCCGAGATGTAGGTGCCGCCGACGCGGATCACGCTCGGGTCGGCGGCGCGCAGGGTGGTGCGCCCCAGTGCGGAGACCGCGCAGTCGTCCGGTGCGACCGGTTCGACACCGAGGGCCGGCGGCGCGGGAAGGACGAGTGCGGCGGCGATGGCTGCCGCGAGCCGCCTGAGCCTGGTCGGGAACGTGCGCCGGGTGCCGGAGGACGAGCGCATGGGACTCCTTGCGGTGCGGGGAACCGGGCAGTGGCGCAGGGGGCCACGCGCGACCGCACACCCTCCGGCGGCTGTGGGCCTCGACGGTTCGCGCGACAACGAACGCTACATAGTCCGACGAAGTACAACAACGGGGCGCGGCGAACCACCCATGCGCACCACCCGCCCCTGGCATGATCGGATCATGGGGACCACCGCGCTGGTGCTGCCGCTCGCCGACCCCGCCGCCGACCTGGCCGCGGTCGGCGGGAAGGGCGCCGCGCTCGCCCGGCTCGCCGCCGCCGGCCTGCCCGTGCCCGACGGCTTCCACCTGACCACCCACGCCTACCGCCGCTTCACCGCGGGCCTCGACATCGACGGGATGCTGCGCGGGGACGACCCGGCCGCCGCGATCGCCGCCGCCTTCGCCGGGCGCGAGGTCCCCGCGGACGTCGCCGCCGCCGTGCGCGCCGCGCTCCCGCCGGGCCCGGTCGCCGTGCGCTCCTCCGCGACCACCGAGGACCTGCCCGAGCTGTCGTTCGCCGGCCAGCACGACACGTTCCTCGACGTGCCGGCCGACGGCGTCCTGGACGCGGTCAGGCGGTGCTGGGCCTCGCTGTGGACCGCGCGGGCCATCGACTACCGCGCCCGCAACGGCATCACCGACCCGGCCCTGGCCGTGGTGGTGCAGCGGATGGTGCCCGCCGAGGTCGCCGGCGTGCTGTTCACCGCCAACCCGGTCACCGGCGCCCGCGGCGAGACCGTGGTCAACGCCGCGCCCGGCCTCGGCGACGCCCTGGTCGGTGGCGAGGTCACCCCCGACGAGTACGTCGTCGCCGACGGCCGGGTGCGCCGCGGCGGCGACCTCCTGACCGACGCCCGGGTGCTGGAGCTGGCCGCCCTGGGCGAGCGCGCCCAGGGACTGTTCGGCACCCCGGTCGACGTGGAGTGGGCCCGGCACGACGACCGCTGGTGGGTGCTCCAGGCCCGCCCGATCACCGCCCTGCCCGAGGTGTGGAACGACAGCCTGCGCGGCGACTACCTGTGGACGTGCGCGAACCTCCGCGAGGCCGTGCCGAGCGTGATGACCCCGGCGACCTGGTCGCTGGCCCGGGCCCTCGACGACCGGACCGTCGGCGGCCACCCCACCTCCGGCAACATCGGCGGCCGGTTCTACCTCAACCTCAGCGCGGCCCTCGCGGTCGCCTCGGCGCTGGGCCTGGGCCGCCCGGCGCGCCGGGCGGCCGAGCAGGTCTTCGGCCCCGTCCCGGCCGACCTGGGCGTGCCGCCGCTGCCGCTGTCCCGCCCGGCCCTGCTGCGCGCCGCGCTCGGCGCGGCCCTCGTGTTCCTCAGGCAGGACCGCGAGTACCGGGCGCGCATCGACGACCTGCTGGCCACCGCGCCCGCCGCCGCCGAACGGGTGCTCGCCGCCGTCCGGGCCGCCGGCACGCCCGCGGAGCTGCGCGCCCGCTGGGACTCCGACGTGGACGAGGTGCTCAACGTGCGCGCCCGCCTGTTCAACATGGGCGCCCGCAACGGCCCGATGTCCTCCACCCGGGTCCGCGGCCGGCTCGTCGCCCTGGTGGGCGAGGACGACGCGGCGGCGCTGCTGACCGGCGCCCACGGCGCGGGCGGCGAGCTGGTCAGCCTCGGCCCGGTGCTGGGCCTGGCGGGGCTGCGGCGCGGCGAGATCTCCCGCGAGGACTACGTGCGCGCGCACGGCCACCGCTTCGACGACGAGTTCGAGGTCTCCGCGCCGCGCCCGGCCGAGGACCCCGCGTGGCTGGACCGGCAGCTCGCCGGCCCGGACGTCGACCCGCGGGAGCTGCTGGCCGGGCAGGCGGAGCTGCGCGACGCGGCGTGGGCCCGGCTGCGGCGCGCGGTGCCGCCGCGCAAGGCCGCCCGGCTGCGCCGCCGGGTCGACAAGCTCACCGAACTGGCCCGCGAGCGGGAGCGGGCGCGCTCGGAGTTCGCCCGGGCGTTCGCGGTGCTGCGGGCGTTCCTGGTGCGGGCGGGCGAGGTGACCGGCCGCGGCGACGACGTGTTCTTCCTGTCCCTCCCGGAAACCCTGCGCCTGCTGGAGGGCGACACCGCGCCGCTGGCCCGGGTGAAGGCCCGCCGGGCGACCTACGAGCGCTACCGAGCCCTGCCGCCGTACCCGACCCACCTCCGCGGCCGCTTCGAACCGGAGGCGTGGGCCGGCCCGGCGACCACCCGACCCGACGGCTCCGAGGGCGCGATCACCGGCCTGCCCGGCTCGGCGGGCGTGGCCGAGGGCGTGGCGCGGGTGGTCCTCGACGTCGCCGACGGCGCCGCGCTGGAACCGGGCGAGGTCCTGGTGACCACGGTGACCAACATCGGCTGGACCCCGCTGTTCCCGCGCGCCGCGGCCGTGGTGACCGACGTGGGCGCGCCCCTCTCGCACGCCGCCGTCGTGGCGCGCGAGCTGGGCATCCCGGCCGTGGTGGGCTGCGGCGACGCCACCACCCGGCTGCGCACCGGCGACCGGGTCCGCGTCGACGGCGGCCGGGGCACGGTCACCCCGCTGCGCTGACCGGCGTCGGGCGGTGCCACCGCACCGACCACGGCCCGTACCCGCCGGCGTCGTACCACTTCCACCCGACCGTGTGATCGCAGCGACCCGATCAGCCCTGCCCCCGCCGCGCGCCGCGGCCCGATGCTGTGTCCCGGCAGGGCCACCCAACGCGCACGGAGGATGTTGTGCCCCTCACCGACCTGCTCAAGGCCAAGATCAACCACGGGTTCGACCACCTCGACGTCGACGGTGACGGCCTGCTCACCGAGCAGGACCACGTCCTCATGGGCCGCCGCGCGGCCGAGTCGCTGGGCCACGCGCCCGGCTCGCCGGAGGAGCGGCGCATCGTGGACGCCTACCTCCGCATCTGGAACGACCTGCACCGCCCGCACATCCCCGACGGCGGCGAGGCCATCACGCGCGAGCAGTTCCTCACCTCCACCGCCTCCCTCGCCGACGACCCGCGGGCCGCGCGCGAGACCGTGGGCGCGATCGCGGAGGCGTTCCTGGCCATCGCCGACACCGACACCGACGGCCGCGTCAGCCCGGACGAGTTCCTGGTGTTCCAGCACGGCCACTTCCCGGGCCTGAGCGAGGCGGAGTCGGCCGAGGCGTTCCGCCACCTCGACACCGACGGCGACGGGCACCTCACGGCCGAGGAGTTCGTCCGGGCGTGCGTGGACTACTGGACCAGCACCGACCCGGACAACCCGGGCAACTGGTGGGCCGGTCGGCCCGTGGGCTGACACCGCGAGCCGCAAAACCGGTGGACGCGGCACGCGCCTCCCGACCACCATCGGTCGACGTGGATCACCAGGACATCTGGGACGAGGACGCGGCCCGGCGCTACGACACGCCGGGCACCGGCATGTTCGCCCCCGACGTCCTGGGCCCGACCGTCGACCGCCTCGCCCGGCTCGCCGCCGGCGGCAGGGCGCTGGAGTTCGCCGTGGGGACCGGCCGCGTGGCCGTCCCGCTGGCCGAGCGCGGCGTGCCCGTCACCGGCGTCGAGCTGTCGACCGCCATGGTCGGGCGACTGCGCGAGAAGGCGGACGAGTCGCTGGTCCCGGTGGTCGTCGGCGACATGGCGAGCGCCGTCGCACCGGGCACGTTCACCCTGGTCTACCTCGTCTACAACACGATCTCCAACCTGCTCACCCAGGACGCGCAGGTGGAGTGCTTCCGCAACGCCGCCCGCCACCTGGCGCCGGGCGGCCGGTTCGTCGTCGAGCTGTGGGTGCCCGAGCTGCGCAGGCTCCCGCCGGGGCAGCGGGCCACGGTCTGGCACACCGAGCCCGGCTACATCGGCCTGGACGTCTACGACGTGCTGCGCCAGCAGGTCGTCTCGCACCACTTCACCTTCGACGAGGACGGCCGGGCCAGGCTGGACCGCAGCCCGCACCGCTACATCTGGCCGGACGAGCTGGACCTGATGGCGCGGTTGGCCGGGTTCGGGCGCGAGAGCAGGCACGCCGACTGGACCGGCGGCGAGTTCACCGCCGACTCGCGCTCGCACGTGACCGTCTACCGCCTCGGCGGCTGACGGGGCTCGCGGTGGCGGTCACGCCGCGCCGATGATGACCCGCCGGAGGTGCCTGCGCCGATCGGTGAAGGCGTTGCGGGCGTGCAGCATGCGCCAGTTGTCCCACACCAACGCGCCGCCCGAACCGATCGGGATCGCCACCCGGGTCCGCCGGAAGTACTCCCTGCCCGCCGCGACGAAGTTCTTCGAGAAATCGTCGGCGCACTCCATGAAGAGCGAGCTGAACCGCAGCACCGGGCGTCCGTCCACCGCGGTCAGGATCGGTGCCGATGCCTCCTGGTGGATTCCCTCGCTCTCCAGGGTCACCTGGGAGCGCCACCGGTACGACCGCCGCGCCAGTTCCGCCCTGTCCTCGGCCGAGAACGTGGCCAGGTACCCGTAGCCGTCGGCCAGCGTCGTCTCGCCGCCGCTGCTCGCGGCCACCACGGCGTGCAGCACGACATAGCGCGGTGGGACGTCGGGGAATTCGAACCACTCGGTGTGCGGGAGCACTTCGGACCGGTTGTACGGGGTGATGACGTCATCGCTGATGGCGGGATCCGGTCGCACGTCCCTGACGTACTCGCCGAGGTACTGGGGAACCGGTTCACCCAGGAAACCGAAACCCGTCCGCAGGTCGAACGATTCCCCCACGTCGTCGACGTACGAATACCCGTGCGCGCGGAGGTCGGACCTCACCGCGTCTTCGTCGATCGGCACGACGCCCCCTTCGACACACGACAGGTCGATCGGCGGTGCGAACCCGGCGGGGAACTCGGACGCCCGGGTGCCGGGATGTTTTCGCCGAGTGTCCGACAAGTCGGGGCGCACGTACCGGGTACCTCGCGCGGTTCACCCGATCGGCAGCTCCGCGACCCGCAGGAATGCGGTCCGGCGGCACCGCCGCGGAACCGCACTGGTGCGCCCCTGCCGGTCGGAGCACAATGCCGCCGTGGCGGAGAGCGGGTGGACGCATTCGAAAGAACCGGTTTCCGGTGCGAATGGAATGCTGACCTCGCGGCACCCCCATGCCGCGAGGGCCGGCGCGGCGGTGCTCCGACAAGGCGGGAACGCGGTGGACGCCGCCATTTCGGCGATCGTCGCGACCGGCGTCGTCCAACCGTTCGCCACCACCATCGGCGGTGGTGGGGTGGCGACCGTCGCGGCACCGGGCGGACGGGTCCACACCGTCGACTACCGGTCGGAGGCACCGGCCGGGGCGAGCCCCGACATGTACCGGGCGGTCCGGCCGAGTCGCGGGCTGTACGGCTGGACGGGCGTGCGCGGCGAGGAGAACGAATCGGGGCACGGGGCCGTCGCGACACCCGGCGCGATCCCCGGGCTGGTCGACGTGCACCGGGCGTTCGGCCGCCTGCCCTGGCCGGAGGTCCTGGCGCCCGCGGTGTCCCTGGCCCGACGCGGTTTCGAGATGGACTGGTTCGGCACCCTGATGCAGGGAGCGCACCTGGACCGCCTCACCAGGTACGAGCTGACGGCGAAGACGTTCCTGCGCGATTCCCGCTACCCGTACCGCTCCGCCTCCGCCCACCGGGGCGACACGTTCCGCCAACCGGAACTGGCGCGCACGCTGGAGGAGATCGCCGCGGCCGGGCTCGACGGCTACCTCCACGGCAGGTTCCGGGCATCGCTGATCGACGAGATGTCGGGCAACGGCGGCCTGATCACGGGCGCCGAT
This portion of the Saccharothrix syringae genome encodes:
- a CDS encoding EF-hand domain-containing protein yields the protein MPLTDLLKAKINHGFDHLDVDGDGLLTEQDHVLMGRRAAESLGHAPGSPEERRIVDAYLRIWNDLHRPHIPDGGEAITREQFLTSTASLADDPRAARETVGAIAEAFLAIADTDTDGRVSPDEFLVFQHGHFPGLSEAESAEAFRHLDTDGDGHLTAEEFVRACVDYWTSTDPDNPGNWWAGRPVG
- a CDS encoding PEP/pyruvate-binding domain-containing protein, with amino-acid sequence MGTTALVLPLADPAADLAAVGGKGAALARLAAAGLPVPDGFHLTTHAYRRFTAGLDIDGMLRGDDPAAAIAAAFAGREVPADVAAAVRAALPPGPVAVRSSATTEDLPELSFAGQHDTFLDVPADGVLDAVRRCWASLWTARAIDYRARNGITDPALAVVVQRMVPAEVAGVLFTANPVTGARGETVVNAAPGLGDALVGGEVTPDEYVVADGRVRRGGDLLTDARVLELAALGERAQGLFGTPVDVEWARHDDRWWVLQARPITALPEVWNDSLRGDYLWTCANLREAVPSVMTPATWSLARALDDRTVGGHPTSGNIGGRFYLNLSAALAVASALGLGRPARRAAEQVFGPVPADLGVPPLPLSRPALLRAALGAALVFLRQDREYRARIDDLLATAPAAAERVLAAVRAAGTPAELRARWDSDVDEVLNVRARLFNMGARNGPMSSTRVRGRLVALVGEDDAAALLTGAHGAGGELVSLGPVLGLAGLRRGEISREDYVRAHGHRFDDEFEVSAPRPAEDPAWLDRQLAGPDVDPRELLAGQAELRDAAWARLRRAVPPRKAARLRRRVDKLTELARERERARSEFARAFAVLRAFLVRAGEVTGRGDDVFFLSLPETLRLLEGDTAPLARVKARRATYERYRALPPYPTHLRGRFEPEAWAGPATTRPDGSEGAITGLPGSAGVAEGVARVVLDVADGAALEPGEVLVTTVTNIGWTPLFPRAAAVVTDVGAPLSHAAVVARELGIPAVVGCGDATTRLRTGDRVRVDGGRGTVTPLR
- a CDS encoding class I SAM-dependent methyltransferase, translating into MFAPDVLGPTVDRLARLAAGGRALEFAVGTGRVAVPLAERGVPVTGVELSTAMVGRLREKADESLVPVVVGDMASAVAPGTFTLVYLVYNTISNLLTQDAQVECFRNAARHLAPGGRFVVELWVPELRRLPPGQRATVWHTEPGYIGLDVYDVLRQQVVSHHFTFDEDGRARLDRSPHRYIWPDELDLMARLAGFGRESRHADWTGGEFTADSRSHVTVYRLGG
- a CDS encoding TauD/TfdA dioxygenase family protein, giving the protein MRPDLSDTRRKHPGTRASEFPAGFAPPIDLSCVEGGVVPIDEDAVRSDLRAHGYSYVDDVGESFDLRTGFGFLGEPVPQYLGEYVRDVRPDPAISDDVITPYNRSEVLPHTEWFEFPDVPPRYVVLHAVVAASSGGETTLADGYGYLATFSAEDRAELARRSYRWRSQVTLESEGIHQEASAPILTAVDGRPVLRFSSLFMECADDFSKNFVAAGREYFRRTRVAIPIGSGGALVWDNWRMLHARNAFTDRRRHLRRVIIGAA
- a CDS encoding glycoside hydrolase family 43 protein, which produces MRSSSGTRRTFPTRLRRLAAAIAAALVLPAPPALGVEPVAPDDCAVSALGRTTLRAADPSVIRVGGTYISAQVGGGGIQVRQASSPDGLAAAPARLVWRDARGLGSVWAPEIVRDGGRYHIYFTAGDDAAHRMYAISSASPDSGYTGEVRLALPGDRWAIDGVPVTFNGQRYFIWSGWECTTNVEQNLYITRMSDPLTPVGDRHVISQPREPWERVVGDPFINEAPEVIKDPDGRLHVVYSANGSWSEQYCLADLRLRAGGDPTHVWDWYKSNGCLFGSNRATMMTGWDPTLYVNGPGHHSFVLLDGDIATSPPAGPRFPLVYHAVAKGTPYHWDNRYWYTGTFTWWGNTTYRRANVPGATSDTGWGLKFFE